In Labrus bergylta chromosome 1, fLabBer1.1, whole genome shotgun sequence, one genomic interval encodes:
- the map1lc3c gene encoding microtubule-associated proteins 1A/1B light chain 3C, with amino-acid sequence MPPFNKTPQQIKAFKQRKSFATRKQEVAGIRSKFPNKIPVIIERYDKEKYLPPLDKTKFLVPHELTMTQFVTIIRNRMALLPTQAFYLLINNSGLASMSLTMAQVYKDHQDEDGFLYMTYASQEVFGHSH; translated from the exons atgcctCCGTTCAACAAAACCCCTCAGCAGATCAAAGCCTTCAAACAGAGGAAGAGCTTTG CGACACGGAAACAGGAGGTGGCAGGGATCCGCTCCAAGTTCCCCAACAAAATCCCG gtaATAATCGAACGATACGATAAGGAGAAGTATCTCCCTCCTCTGGATAAAACTAAGTTCCTGGTCCCGCATGAACTCACCATGACTCAGTTCGTCACCATCATCAG GAACAGGATGGCGCTGCTGCCCACTCAGGCCTTCTACCTGCTCATCAACAACAGCGGGCTGGCCAGCATGTCCCTCACCATGGCTCAGGTGTACAAAGACCACCAGGACGAGGACGGCTTCCTCTACATGACGTACGCCTCGCAGGAGGTGTTCGGACACTCGCACTAA